From Acidimicrobiia bacterium, the proteins below share one genomic window:
- the rpmA gene encoding 50S ribosomal protein L27 — protein sequence MSKTKGGGSTKNGRDSRAQRLGAKAFDGQTVSAGSILVRQRGTRIHPGDNVGRGRDDTLFAMAPGVVSYGTRRGRRQVSILTDN from the coding sequence ATGTCCAAGACGAAGGGTGGCGGTTCCACCAAGAACGGGCGCGACTCGAGGGCGCAGCGACTCGGAGCGAAGGCCTTCGATGGCCAGACGGTCAGCGCTGGATCGATCCTGGTGCGACAGCGCGGGACGCGCATCCATCCCGGCGACAATGTCGGCCGCGGCCGTGACGACACGCTGTTCGCCATGGCACCCGGCGTGGTCTCATACGGAACCCGTCGTGGTCGCCGCCAGGTGAGCATTCTCACCGACAACTGA
- the obgE gene encoding GTPase ObgE — MFVDEVVVHLRAGDGGAGVVSFEKIKGRPRGRPLGGSGGRGGDVIIEASTAMSTLLDYMRRPHRRAGSGTHGSGDLQSGKSGDDLVLPVPPGTVVKDIAGTVLADLARPGQRVTVLTGGRGGKGNQALSGRRHLAPAFAEQGEYGASADVILELKLIADAALVGFPNAGKSTLVSVVSAARPRIADYPFTTLEPNLGVVDVDGRQFVLADVPGLIEGAAEGRGLGHSFLRHVERARVLVILLDPSPLQEASCEQQLVVLLSELEAHDPALAARERVVAVTKADLSEAAEAHERLGGSDAGIHLVSAATGAGVEELMHRVADAVARVEADLPDGEGYILHRPVMPAFDVHHDGERWVVTGLAAERAVAFDDLTVPGAAEAAARRLRSAGIDAVLRSQGAVDGDEVRIGEVIFEFTEEEASSE, encoded by the coding sequence GTGTTCGTAGACGAGGTGGTGGTCCACCTACGCGCCGGTGACGGCGGTGCCGGTGTGGTCTCATTCGAGAAGATCAAGGGTCGGCCGCGGGGCAGACCGCTCGGTGGCTCGGGTGGCCGAGGCGGCGACGTGATCATCGAGGCCTCGACCGCCATGTCGACGCTGCTCGACTACATGCGCCGGCCCCATCGCCGAGCGGGCTCAGGTACCCATGGCAGCGGCGACCTCCAGAGCGGGAAGTCCGGCGACGATCTCGTCCTTCCGGTGCCGCCGGGGACGGTGGTGAAGGACATCGCGGGGACCGTGCTCGCCGATCTGGCCAGACCCGGGCAAAGGGTGACGGTGCTCACCGGAGGCCGCGGCGGCAAGGGCAACCAAGCGCTCTCCGGGCGTCGGCATCTCGCACCTGCGTTCGCCGAGCAAGGCGAGTACGGGGCCAGTGCCGACGTGATCCTCGAACTCAAGCTGATCGCCGACGCTGCCCTGGTGGGGTTCCCCAACGCCGGGAAGAGCACCCTCGTGTCCGTGGTGTCGGCGGCCCGCCCCCGGATCGCCGACTACCCGTTCACGACTCTGGAACCGAACCTCGGCGTCGTCGACGTCGATGGGCGTCAGTTCGTCCTTGCGGACGTTCCCGGGCTCATCGAAGGGGCGGCAGAGGGTCGTGGGCTCGGCCACTCGTTCCTGAGGCACGTGGAGCGAGCGCGGGTTCTGGTGATCCTGCTCGATCCCTCGCCACTTCAGGAGGCGTCGTGCGAGCAGCAGCTGGTGGTCCTTCTCTCGGAGCTGGAGGCACACGATCCGGCCCTGGCCGCCCGGGAGCGTGTGGTGGCGGTCACCAAGGCCGACCTGAGTGAGGCCGCGGAGGCTCATGAGCGGCTGGGTGGGAGTGATGCGGGCATCCATCTCGTGTCCGCGGCCACCGGTGCCGGGGTCGAGGAGCTGATGCACCGGGTAGCCGATGCCGTGGCGCGGGTCGAAGCCGACCTGCCCGACGGGGAGGGCTACATCCTGCACCGGCCCGTGATGCCGGCGTTCGACGTCCACCACGACGGCGAGCGGTGGGTGGTGACCGGCCTCGCCGCCGAGCGCGCGGTGGCCTTCGACGATCTGACCGTGCCCGGAGCCGCCGAGGCGGCGGCGAGGCGGCTGCGCTCGGCGGGCATCGACGCCGTTCTCCGGTCCCAGGGCGCCGTCGACGG